Sequence from the Nitrosopumilus maritimus SCM1 genome:
TACAACAAAGCAAAAGTAGAACCAGGACAAGCAGTTGGAATTATCACTGCACAGTCAATCGGTGAACCTGGTACTCAGATGACATTAAGAACATTCCACTTTGCAGGAATTAAAGAAAGAAACGTAACATTAGGTCTTCCAAGATTAATTGAACTCGTTGATGCAAGAAAGAAACCAGTAACACCAACTATGGATATTTATCTTGATGATGAATCAAAGAAATCAAGAGAAAAAGCAATTGAGGTTGCAAGAAATGTTTTGCAAACCAAAGTTAGCGCCTTGATTGCAGATAGTGAGACTGATTATGCTACTGAAATCAAACTAATTTTGAGTGAAAATAGGCTCAGAGAAAGAGGATGCTCTATTGCAGAAGTTGAAGCTGCCTTGTCCTCTAACAAGAAATTCAAGATGGAAACAACTGGCGAACTAATCACCCTAAAACTAGTTGAGGAATCTGATACTGCTACAGTAATTGCAATCAGAAACAAGGTTCTCAACACCACTGTCAAAGGTGTACCTGACATTGAACGTGTAACCCTTGTCCAAAAAGATGATGAGTGGGTTATTCAAACAACTGGTTCTAATGTTGCCAAAGTCTTAGAGGTCAAAGGAATTGATAAGAGAAACGTTAGAACAAACAACGTCTTTGAGATTGCCGGAACTCTTGGAATTGAAGCTGCAAGAAATGCATTAATCAATGAACTTAACAGTACTCTGGAAGACCAAGGACTTGAAGTTGATAATAGATACATCATGTTAGTAGCTGACTTGATGTGTTCACGCGGTTACATGCAACAAATTGGAAGACATGGAATTGCTGGAACCAAAGATAGTGTCTTAGCAAGAGCTGCATTTGAGATTACTGTTCCAACAATTGCACATGCTGCACTTGGTGGAGAAATTGAACAACTCAAAGGTATTACTGAAAACGTAATTGTTGGTAGTAACATTCCAATTGGAAGTGGTACAGTTGATTTGTACATGCAAGTAAGCAAGAAGAAATAGTTGGATGAAAATTATGGCTGATGAAATCTCAACACTAATGACAAACTCCAAAGACAAAGTTGTATTGCTTCGACTAAGAAATAATAAAACAGTTCAAGGAACTCTCAAAGATTTTGATATTCACATGAATCTTACATTAGAAAACGCTGAGGATGTTTCTGAAGAAAAACCCAATCCTATAGGCAAAGTCTTGCTTCGTGGCGATAATATTTTAGCAATTTCTCTTCCTGAGGAAGAATCCAACTAACAAACCATAAATCTGAAACCTTCTATATGAAAAGTATTGTTTGATTTTTTATTTTTAATTTTTATTTTGCCATTTGCAACAGCTCAGGAAATTCCTGATTATGACAAACCGTATGCTCCAATATTCTTTGATAAACCAATTTACTCTTGGACTGATAAAATACAAATCAAAATAATTGCTCCTAGTTGGAACACAGACAAAGACTTGATTGATTCAATTGGCGATAACAATGATAATCCCATAAAAATATCAACACGAAGTCACTCGCTAGAACCATACAGACTAACTGAAACAGATGTGTCAAGTGGAATATTTACTGGCGAAATTATCCTAACTGGTTTCTTACATGATGCAGATGGTGATGGTGACTATGACACAACTCCTAGGACTATTGGTACCGGTCCTACTAGCGGGTTTTTGGAGGTTGAAAGAGATTCAGCAATTACGGTATCTTTTGAGTTTGCTGATGGTGTAGTGCTATCTGAATCTGTACCTGTGTCTTGGAATCTTGGAACAATAGAATTTGAAAATGATGTTTTCTTTAATGATGAATCTGTTACAGTTAGAATAATTGATCTTGACATGAATCTAAACCCTGAAGCGATTGATCATGTTCCTGTAGAAGTTTTTTCAGATTCTGATGTTGGTGGAATTACTGCAAATGCAATAGAAACCTCTGAAAGCTCTGGTTATTTTGTAGCTACAATATCACTTACTCAAAACTCTGCATCAAGCGGAAACAGACTCTACGCTGTTCCTGGAGATGAAATTTCTGCTAGATACAGTGATCATACTTTACCAAAGCCCTATTCTGAATCTGATAATTTGGAAATTCAGGCTCAATCAAGAGTTGAATCATCTGTTCCTTCAACAATGAGATTGGAAAATTCTGAAATTAATATTTCTGATAGTTTTGGAAATTATCTCACTTCATTTTCTTCTAATCAGCAAATTCAGATTGTCGGAAGTTTATCAAACATGCAAGAATTTGATCAAAAATTCGTTTATCTCTTTCAAATAAAAAACTCTCAAAACTATATTGAATCCCTCTCTTGGATTCAAGGTCAATTATCATATGGACAAAATCTTGATGTATCTCAATCTTGGATCCCAAAAAATTCTGGAGACTACTTTGTTGAAACATTTGTTTGGACTTCACTAAAAGATCCAACTGCATTGTCTGATCCACTTACAAGATTAATTTCAGTTGAATGAAAAAGTATCAATTATACGTGATTATTAAATAGAAAATTATGTGTTTTTTGGTGTAATGCGATTAATCTTAGGAATCACCCTAGTGTTAACAGCTTTTACACCACTTGCATTCAATGATGTTTTTGCTGATTCATTTAATGTGAGTTTTAATCAGGATAGTTATCAAACTGGTGACACACTAGTAATTTCTGGTCAAATAATTGATTTTGGAATGCCTGTCATTGCTATGAGTATATTTGATCCTGATGAAAAAATCCTCACTGCAAATAGTTTAGAACTTTCTTCTGATGGTAGTTTCTCAAAAACCATTCCTTTAGAGTCTCCATTTTATGAAATGTCTGGAGATTATCTCATAAAATTAGACTATGGACAAGTCACTGAAGAACATAACTTTGTAATTGGTGACATTATTTCTGAATCTGAAATTGCTCCTCAGGAGGTTGTTGCACTTGAAATTATGTCTCTCTATACTGAAAAAGAGCATTACTTTGATGGTGATACAGTCAACATTTTTGGAACTGTGTCATCCATAGATTCTCCTACTATTCTCATAGGAGTTCATGATCCATTTGGAACTCCTGCTGGATTTTATTTTGGAAATATAAACAATAACTTGGAGTTTTCCACAAACTTTCTAATCAAAGATGGAGTGAATTTTAAAGCTGAAGGAACTTACTCGATTAAAGCTCATTATGCTGAAACTAGTGTAGAATACTTCTTTGAATATTCTGCAGAATCATCTACAGAAACACAAACAACTGAAGACACAACACAAACAACTGAAGACACAACACAAACAACTGAAGACACAACACAAACAACTGAAGACACAACACAAACAACTGAAGACACAACACAAACAACTGAAGACACAACACAAACAACTGAAGACACAACACAAACAACTGAAGACACAACACAAACAACTGAAGACAATATACCTAGAGAATCTGTTGAAGAAAAAATAGTTTCACAAAATGAAGCAATAACTGAAACAATAAATGAAAAAACAGAAACTGAAACAAAAATTATTACAAAAGAAACTCAAACAAAAAATGATTCTGAAAATATTTTAGAAAATGAAGAACATGATAATCTTTCTGTAGAAGATATTGAGCTTGGAAAATTATTAAATCAAATTAATCTCGATTGTGATTCTAGCACTTTTGTTGATACTATTTCTTACTATGATGGTATGGGTCCTGCACTTTACAGATTATGTCAATTTGATAGTTCTTTGAATTTTTTTAATGAGTCTTTGACTAGTGATCCTGATAATGTTGAAATTCTTGTCAATAAAGGGTCTACACTAGGAAAAATTGGATTTGTTTCTGAAGCAATAGCATATTATGATCATGCTATCTCTCTTGATCCCCAATACCTGCCTGCAAAAAATAACAAAGCAAATGCCTTGGCTAATCTTGGAAATCTTGATGATGCCATTTTACTCTACAATGAAATCTTAGAGGAAAATACGAATTACTATACTGCAAGAACAAATCTCAATACTGCATTATTACTAAAATCTGAAACTTCTGAAACTTCTGATGTGATAAGTACTGTTAAATCTGAAATTGAAACTTCACCTGAAAATACTTCACCTGAAAACATTTTCCCTGAAAAAACAATCTCAACAGAAAACAAAAATGAAACACAATCAAACTTTTTTGAAGAATTAACTCGTGTATTTTCATCTTTGTTTGGTTTTACTGAGTGATCTTTGTTTTTTGCGTGCGTAATTTTTCCATAAACCTATAAAGCCCTGTTGAGACGATGCTCATAAGGAAAAACATGAGTAAGATACTTGAAAAATCTTTGAAGGATGCCCATAAAGAAGGTAAATTAACAATGGGTACTAAACAAGTCTTGAACTCTGTAAAAAATTCCAAGCTAATTGTATTGTCTCAATCTGTAGAGAAAGAAATGATTGAGCAAATTGAAACAGATGCAAAAAAAGAAAAAATACCTTTAGTGAACTTCCAAGGAACTTCAGTCGCATTGGGTAGATTGTGTGGCTTACAATTTAGAATTTCAACAATTTCATTCACATCAATTGATGACGCAAACATCAAATCAATTTTAAAAGATACAGAAGCTGAGGAAAAAAATGATTAGAACTATTGAAAGTTTAAATGAGACATTTTTTGTTTGGAGACATTAAGAATTATGACACAATCAATCAAACTAACAACGGATCAAATGAGAATGATGTCTTTGTTCCAAAATGTTACTGGTGCAACAGCACGTGATTGCGTTGAAGATGAAAAACAAGATAGAGTAATTTTTGTAGTAAATACCGGAAAAATGGGACTTGCAATTGGCAAGGGTGGAATGCATATCAAATCATTACAAAACATTGTAAAAAGAAATGTTGAACTAGTCGAATTTGATGAAGATCCTGCAAAATTTTTGTCCAATTTGCTTAATTCCAAACTAGTATCTGAAGTAAAAATAAATACACGGGCAGACGGGACAAAACAGGCAATTGTTATGGTAGACCCAAGAAAGAAAGGTATTGTTGTTGGAAGAGAAGGCAGAAATGCTGAGAAGGCAAGAATGCTTGCAAAACGATATTTTGATATTACTAGTGTCTTGATTAACAGTCCTGAAAGACAAACTTTGGAGATGTAGAATATGAGAAAATCACCACTTGGATTATTTGCAGGCAGAGTTCTAACTACTAAAAAGAAAAGACAGAGATGGGCAATCTCTACTTACAAGAGAAGAGAATTAGGTATTGATAAAAAAGCAGACCCTCTTGGTGGTGCTCCACAAGCAAGAGGCATCGTTTTAGAAAAAGTTGGTGTTGCAGCAAAACAGCCAAACTCTGCAATTAGAAAATGTGTTCGAGTACAATTAATTAAAAATGGTAAAACAGTTACA
This genomic interval carries:
- a CDS encoding tetratricopeptide repeat protein encodes the protein MRLILGITLVLTAFTPLAFNDVFADSFNVSFNQDSYQTGDTLVISGQIIDFGMPVIAMSIFDPDEKILTANSLELSSDGSFSKTIPLESPFYEMSGDYLIKLDYGQVTEEHNFVIGDIISESEIAPQEVVALEIMSLYTEKEHYFDGDTVNIFGTVSSIDSPTILIGVHDPFGTPAGFYFGNINNNLEFSTNFLIKDGVNFKAEGTYSIKAHYAETSVEYFFEYSAESSTETQTTEDTTQTTEDTTQTTEDTTQTTEDTTQTTEDTTQTTEDTTQTTEDTTQTTEDTTQTTEDNIPRESVEEKIVSQNEAITETINEKTETETKIITKETQTKNDSENILENEEHDNLSVEDIELGKLLNQINLDCDSSTFVDTISYYDGMGPALYRLCQFDSSLNFFNESLTSDPDNVEILVNKGSTLGKIGFVSEAIAYYDHAISLDPQYLPAKNNKANALANLGNLDDAILLYNEILEENTNYYTARTNLNTALLLKSETSETSDVISTVKSEIETSPENTSPENIFPEKTISTENKNETQSNFFEELTRVFSSLFGFTE
- a CDS encoding NusA-like transcription termination signal-binding factor → MTQSIKLTTDQMRMMSLFQNVTGATARDCVEDEKQDRVIFVVNTGKMGLAIGKGGMHIKSLQNIVKRNVELVEFDEDPAKFLSNLLNSKLVSEVKINTRADGTKQAIVMVDPRKKGIVVGREGRNAEKARMLAKRYFDITSVLINSPERQTLEM
- a CDS encoding 30S ribosomal protein S12 → MRKSPLGLFAGRVLTTKKKRQRWAISTYKRRELGIDKKADPLGGAPQARGIVLEKVGVAAKQPNSAIRKCVRVQLIKNGKTVTAFLPRDGAMNFIDEHDEVHIQGMGATQGGAMGDIPGVRFKVFKVNGTSLHELVIGKKEKPRR
- a CDS encoding LSM domain-containing protein, coding for MADEISTLMTNSKDKVVLLRLRNNKTVQGTLKDFDIHMNLTLENAEDVSEEKPNPIGKVLLRGDNILAISLPEEESN
- a CDS encoding ribosomal L7Ae/L30e/S12e/Gadd45 family protein translates to MSKILEKSLKDAHKEGKLTMGTKQVLNSVKNSKLIVLSQSVEKEMIEQIETDAKKEKIPLVNFQGTSVALGRLCGLQFRISTISFTSIDDANIKSILKDTEAEEKND